GCTGTTATTAATTTTGTGATCTTAAAATTGGTAATAAAGTTATTAAACAAAAGTTTGTGGCTTGAAAATCAATGAAGCCTTTTTAAGACTGTCACTCCCACTTGGCACATGCCCGCATGAGTTACCTGTCGTGTGCATGCTGGTGTTGTGGGTATTTGCAGCAAGTAGATTGACTCCCACGGCCTTGGCACATGCTGAATGGAAGGGAACAGCCGAGAGGAGGGGCAGCATGTTGTACCATGCTGTGGGGTACAGAATGCTGTCAACTTGAAACtcatccaccaccaccacagctgggTCATGAGAAAAAAtgtcaaagcaaataaaaatgccaAACTTCCCAAAGGGAGTGTCAAAAGTCACAAGATCTGAATCCTTGGGGAAATTGAATTGAATTTCAGGTGCAAAAAGATTGTACTGTTAATAAAAAagctaagaagaagaaaattaataagaaaactgCCAAATAGATGTGATCAATTAAGTCTTTCCCCATTAAATCTTTCCTCCCAGGTATGTTGACTTGCAGGTTTAAAACTGTTAcacacaggccaggtgtggtggcttacgcctgtaatcccagcactttaggaggctgaggtgggtggatcacttgaggtcaggagttcgagaccagcctggccaatgtggtgaaaccctgtctatactataaatatcaaaaaaatttagccaggcataatggtatgtacctgtaatcccagttactcggaggctgaggcaggaggagcccctgaatccaggagtcagaggttacagtgaaccaagattgcgccgctgcactccagcctgtgcaacagagtgagattccatttccaacaacaacaacaacaacaaaataaaactgttacCCATACATTTGTAAAAATCATGCCCACTATACCACCATCTATAAATTTTCTTACTGTGACATTAATCAAAAAACTTTATCTTTTTTACAACCAATGTACATGtacaaatgatatttaaaatgtgaaattttctATCTTAAAATCACAGGTTGAAATCTTGACTCCTACACTTCTCAGATTGTTTTCCACTGTATTCTTTAAATTTCAACAGCACTAGcatgttaataaaataaactttgtcATGTGTCCCAATGATACTGCCAAGTTTATAGAAGTGAAGTCCATTGAAAATTAATTTAGACAATGCAATTGTTACATATTATTAATTAGTAAGCCATtagtaactttattttatttttcagcctaGTTCTTTTTCCAAAACTCCACTTAACCTGGGCTCAGGAGTATAGTGTATGTTTTGCTCAGGTTTTTGTTTGGCCTgttgtgtgcatgcgtgtgctcTGGGGGGAGCTACTTCCCATCTCTGTGGTCCCTGGAGGCCTCTTGCTCCTCCATTCTTCTCCCATGTGGCAGTCTATCCTTTATCCTTTGGTGGTTGGCTCAGGAAAGGCATGTCAACTAATTGAATCAAGGAGTGATAAGGCCTTTGCAGGGTTCTAGGAGGGAGAAATACACCCTTCCTGTAGATTTTGTTGATAAAGATGTGAACTGCGTGTTGCTCCAGCAATGTGGCTTCTAAAAGGAGAGTTGCCCCGAGAAAGAAGCTGTAACAAAGGGCTAGGAGAGCTACAGGGATGGATGATAATTTTGGAGCCTCTGAGTGTCAGACTGCACTGAAATGAGACCTATCCTTTCTATGATACAATTTTTACATGTGCATAAGCAAGAAATTGTCCGTATTGTTAAAGCCACTTTCAGTTGaggttttgttttcattccaaTCAAAAAATCCTAATGGAATATATGGTAGCTTAGTATGAAATGCTAACAAATTGGGCTAAAAAAGGAACCTGATATTAAATCATGAATGAAAcagaatttttacttatttttcagagAACATTAAAAGCTTTGTGTGGTTATTGTCACATCCATTTAAATACTCTACCATATTCTGTTTAATGATAAATGCAAACCCAGAACCCTTATATGGAACTGAATTAAATCTCCTTTTCAACTATGATGTAATAATTATAAGATGCATCTATAACAGTTCTCTTCCCAGCATTCAacaaacagacacacatacataccacaaGCACACAAAAGAAGTAACAAGTTAAGCTAAGGCACAAGTGATTCTCACCTTATGGTAGCGTGCCACCAGTTTTCCCTAAGAATCAAACACCACATCAGTGTTGTATTGGTAATGGCCATCAGGGGGACACTGAGGGTCACTGGCATTGCATGGCTTCATGTCCCCAATATTAGCCACAACATAGATAGAGTTGTCCTTGGCCAGGCAGCTGAGTCTTTGTTGCACTGGTGTGTTGCCAAATCTAATTCAATAGACATTTCCTCAAACTTACTACGTTTTAGTGATTTCTGAAATACCAAAGTGGTACTTTATTTGCCCATTACCCACAACACAACAGCTCTAGGTCaagaagcaacagaaaatattttaaaactctcacGTGACATAGTGTTTATCTTCCTGAAAGCTAACCTAATTTACTATGCCAAACTCCAGATTACAGTACATgactgaaggaaagaaaagatggaagaggaagaggaggatgaaaAGAAGCAGCACATTCTCTTATGAAGTGCTCCCAGGAAGATAAATGAAGCGCTTGAAATTTAGCAGACTCTGTAAATGGAGAGGACCTTTTCTATAATCCAAGCCATAATTTGTACAAGTTTGCTGATACGAGATGTGGTTGGAAACAGAAATGCCAGGTGACAGTAAATAGTTTGTACCCTCCAGATTGTCttctatagaaaacaaatatagcaTTAAGTAGtggaaatgttaaaaattaaaataaaaaataaaaagtacttcaCTGTgctggctcagtttcctcatctgtctaaTGTAACATAATAGCTTCCTTTCTGCCTTAGTGGATCCACATGAGAAATTCTGAGATAAGTACAGACATGAAATTGTTTTACCAAGTCCATCCATATTAAAAGTATTTATCCTTGATATAAGAAGGGAATGTGGCATGGTGATAGCtggcttcaaatatttgaaaggcTTAATTTATAGGAGATGGGTCATATGTGTGAACATAGCATAGAGTACACAAAAACAATGAAAGGAAGTTAAAGAGAGGCAGATTTCAGCAGAAAATACGATAAAAAAGGTTTAGCAACCAGCTCACTCTGTCAAATAAATGGATTTGCTAGTCACTAAAATCTTATTACAATATGCTGCATCTAAGCCCTTAGAGTCCATTCCGTTAGCACAGCTTAAATGACATAGCTGTTTTAATTATGGCCAATCTAATGACCAATTATGAGAACATAAGCCTTCCTTTTTTCACATATTTGCAATGCAAATAGTAACGCCAACTGCATAAATTGAATGCAATAATGTGTATAGTACACCAGGTACAGTTCTTAGAACcaagtaagtgctcagtaaatgaacATTGCTATTATGGATTGTGTGATTAGAGGCCATTCCATGTCTCTCTGTGATCTCACAGCCCTTCTGCAATTGAGGTTAAACTAACCTTTGAATAAAAAGGACACATTAATGGCCTACTGGTTTagacctttttgttttattttcttctaaaaaaaaacaaaacagagaaatacTACTAATATTCACATTCATTAAGACCTTTAATAAGTTTATCGTGtcctttgtttaatttttcttttcttgactaAATAATTTGAGTTATTTAATATTTCCCACTAGTTACTCATGAAAAAAGCCCATGGAACTCTTTGACATGTCAGCattctaaatatttaaacatgCAAGGATGACCGCATGACTCTATTATTCTCTTTAGGGATAAATATCACTAGGGAGAAAACTGACTTTCTTTTCTGATATTATCATTATATTAAATACTGGATTTCTCCTTTTTGTAACACAAAACTGAAAGGTTGTCATTTGAATAAGTAGGTGTAAGAGTTCATAATGTTGAAATTTCATAAGTCACTTACTTTCCCCacctaaaataatttatctatagCTAATTATCAGAATTATGGGTATCTTTCCCCTGGAAAAGTCAGTTTCATTAGCCCAGTCAAATACAATACATTTTAGTGTAAGTCTCATGAATTGCAGCAAATAAtgattcattctcctgcctctgcctcccaagtagctgggactacaggcgcccaccactacgcccatctaatgtttttgtatttttagtagagacagggtttcaccgtgttagccaggatggtctccatctcccaacctcgtgatccgcccatctcagcctcccaaagtgttgggattacagtagtgagccactgcgcccagcctcacaCCGTTCTTGAAAGACAATTGCAACAAATAACCAACCAGTCATCAGTATCTCAAGTCACTTACCAAACAGGAGATATGCCAGATGTAAGCAGTATCTGcagattcaacactatttcttttctgggtttgtttttttttttttttttttttttttgagacagagtctcactctgtcattcaagcaattctcctgcctcagcctcccgagtagctgggattacaggcaaacaccaccacactcagctaatttttgtattttagtagagatggggttttactatgttgtccaggctggtctcaaactcctgatctcaagtgatccgcccacctcagcctcccaaagtgctggtaagcaaaaagaacaaagcctgaggcatcacattacccaaggctacagtaaccaaaacaacatggtactgttacaaaaacagacacacagaccatagaacagaatagagaacctagaaacaaagctgcatacctacaaccatctgtaGCTCAAACAAAGTTCACAAAAATAAgcatggggaaaggactccttattcaacaaaaggtgctggaatatctggctagccatatgcagaagattgaaactggacccctatctttcaccatatacaaaaattaactcaaaatggatgaaagatttaaatttatgacctcaaactataagaatcctagaagaaatctaagaaacaccattctggacatcaaccttgtaaaataatttatgactaagtcctcaaaagcaattgcaacaaaaaaattggccgggcgcggtggctcaagcctgtaatcccagcactttgggaggccgaagcgggcggatcacgaggtcaggaaatcgagaccatcctggctaacccggtgaaaccccgtctctactaaaaaatacaaaaaaactagccgggcgaggtggcgggcgcctgtattcccagctgctcgggaggttgaggcaggagaatggcgtgaacccggggggcggagcttgcagtgagctgagatccggccactgcactccagcctgggcgacagagcgagactccaagactccgtctcaaaaaaaaaaaaaaaaaaaaaaattgacacgTAGGACCTTATTTAACTAAAGAGCTCTGTATAGCAAAAGtcaactatcaacagagtaaatagacaacctacagaatgggagaaaacatttgcaaactaggcgtctaacaaaggtctaatattcagaatccataaagaacttaaatcaataagcaaaaacaaaacaaataactcgATTGAAAAgtaggcaaatgacatgaacagacacttctcaaaaaaggaCATACAAGCGGCTAACAAACACATGAACAAACACTCAACACTTATCATCAGAGATATGCCaagcaaaactacaatgagatatctctcatgccagtcagaatgactattaacaaaaagtcaaataatgaAAGATGctaaggagaaaagggaatgcttatacactgttggtggaaatgtaaattagttcagccattgtggaaagcagtttggagatttctcagaaaacttaaaacaCAGTGGCCATTTGACTcacaatcccattactaggtatatacccaaaggaaaggaaatcattctaccaaaaagactgatgcacttgtatgttcatcgcagcacttttcacaacagcaaagatatggaattaacctaggtgcccaagaaagaacaaaatcatggctgggcgcggtggctcaagcctgtaatcccagcactttgggaggccgagacgggtggatcacgaggtcaggagatcgagaccatcctggctaacacagtgaaaccccgtctctactaaaaaatacaaaaaactagccgggcgaggtggcgggcgcctgtagtcccagctactccggaggctgaggcaggagaatggcgtaaacccgggagtcagagcttgcagtgagctgagatctggccactgcactccagcctgggcaacagagcaagactctgtctcaaaaaaaaaaaaaaaaaaaaaaagaacaaaatcaagtCTTTTGCATCAACAAAGGACATTATCCTCAGCGAGTtaacacagaagcagaaaaccaaatactgcatgttctcacttataagtgggagctaagcattgggAACTCATGaccataaagatgggaacaatagacactgggaactaaTAGAGCggggacagagggaggaaggcaAGGACTGAAAACCttcctattggatactatgctggGTGGCATGATCATTGTACTCCAATCCTCAGCGTCATGCAATTTTcccatgtagcaaacctgcacatgtactccctcaatctaaaataaaagttgaaattacagaaaaaaaaaaggaaacatctacatcCTATGCCACAGATTGACTATTTATCAACACAAGTACCAGTCAAGTTCAGTGAGTTTGCTGTTGGTGTTTTACAACGTCACAAGTTTTGTTTAGAAATTAATTATATGACATCACCTCCAGGGTTCTCTACATGGAATCCAGTTCACTCCAGGGTCTGGTATATCCTCCAAATAGGGGTAAATGCTCTCCCTGGTGAAGACCCAACCATAGATTCCATCTTCTGGGGTCACAATGATATGTGCACCCTGCTCAAAACAAGTGGGGCAAAAAAGTTTCTCATGAATTCCAAATACTCTTTTATCAAACTGCAAGTCTCCTTTACGAGTATAAAAGGGTAATACCTGCTTCGCTGCCAGCTTAACTGCTTTCTCCAAAACATCTATGTTCTTGTTCATCAGGAGCAAACCTTCTTCTTTTGAAACAGGTGTTTCTGTTCTGTTTGGTAATATCACTGTATGCTCATATACTGCAGCACTAGAAGTGTCCAGCGCACCAACACTCAGGGCAAGGAGGGCAACAACTGCcacacattttggaaaatatgatCTAATCATAACTAAAATTTAGTGATCTTTGAAACACAAGCTCAGATTCTTAAACGTTTTGTTTCACTGGAAAAACTTTACATTAAATCCCTTCCAACAATTggctgtttatattttcttacacATACATTACACAACACAGCACTGAGAAAGGATGCTGTGCAAGAAAAATGAGAGCCAGGACATAATCGGATTGACCCAAGTGTACAGTGCAGTTGTTGACATTGTTCAGAGTGAACTCAACACTAAAAGACTGAGCCAACCAGATGAGTTCACCCCAGTCCAAAACACACTGGCagttgaagtcttttttttttttctttttaataaaaaaaggtTTTCCTGGTAAGCCAATATTTCTATTAAAAGGACCAATATTGGACTGTTCCAGAAGGTAGTCATCATAGCaacaatttattgagcactctacttatatatttatatggccATTTCCATTTGAAAGGCCCTTGTTCTCCATCTGTCTAAGTTCCAACTCCCCCTAAAGTACTCCCAAATCCACCCCAGTCCTAAGTGATATTTCTGAACTcctatagctttttttttctgtgctgctGAATGTCTCTCACTCCTTGCTGTTGTCTTGacctttaatttaaatattataccAATACTTAATATTGTATATGCATGTTTTGTCTTCttaaagagattaaaaagaaacttGATGTTTTCTTTCAGAACATCCATGTCCAATAAATATCTAGATAGAGATGGTGTATCCTGGGATGTGGCCCCTAGAGGGTAAGGGAAGTGTCCTGCTCACTGTTGAACCTCATCACCCCAGCACATGTGTGACAGATGGTGAAAGCTCAATATGAGAATGAATGTTGAATGAAGGAATCTACTACCTGATGGACCAGTCTATTCCGCCTTTGAACATTGCCAATTTTAAGAACATTCTTTCTTGTTATTGAGATGCAATTTACTTCACCTGTGTTCTACAGTTTAAACCTGCTTCCATTTGAAGACTAATCAATAATTCAAAAAGTGTTAAGTTCTCTCtcgattcttttattttttaaacatatcatCCTTATAAGTCTCTTAAGGGCAAGGCCACATTATAATTCTCTGCTGCTCTATAGAATTTTATACAGTGCTAAGCTCCGTAAATGTTTTTTCATTAGTTAAATTCAATTCCCTCACCTAATTTTGGTTTGAATCCCCTTGTTTGAATATGAGTTAATTTAAAACGTAGaaatttttttaaggtttaaatCTCTGATTCTAGAACAATTAACACTGCTTCTCCCTCTTGAAATTCTTTCTAAGATCTAAGGAAACTTGTAAGTTATGGAGATTTATGTCTATTGGGTTTGGTTTGGTTCTATAATTCAAAGTTCCTTGGTTTCAATAAACTTTTCCATTATCCAAATATTTCTGCTCCCAGGTACCCCATGGTGTTTCCATATGTCCTTATGCCCTGATACCATTTCAGGGCATAAGGACATATGAACATAAATTCAGCCCTAAATTCTGAATTTATGTCtgacataaattattttcatcagaCATCAGAcataaattcttttcaaaataaatttctgaggAGAAGAGGGAAACCATGTAAGACAGATGGATTGATCTGGtatgagaagaaaacaattttcatatTTCGAGTTGAAATTCTAACTCTTTTCCTGGTTCACCTGAGTTTCTGAATAGAACCAAAAGGAAACAAATGGGAATTCCCCTTCATTCTCCCAGTCCCTAGTTCCAGGAAATGTACCagctttttattat
This genomic stretch from Chlorocebus sabaeus isolate Y175 chromosome 13, mChlSab1.0.hap1, whole genome shotgun sequence harbors:
- the LOC103240352 gene encoding LOW QUALITY PROTEIN: vascular non-inflammatory molecule 3-like (The sequence of the model RefSeq protein was modified relative to this genomic sequence to represent the inferred CDS: inserted 2 bases in 1 codon; substituted 1 base at 1 genomic stop codon) is translated as MIRSYFPKCVAVVALLALSVGALDTSSAAVYEHTVILPNRTETPVSKEEGLLLMNKNIDVLEKAVKLAAKQGAHIIVTPEDGIYGWVFTRESIYPYLEDIPDPGVNWIPCREPWRFGNTPVQQRLSCLAKDNSIYVVANIGDMKPCNASDPQCPPDGHYQYNTDVVFDSXGKLVARYHKYNLFAPEIQFNFPKDSDLVTFDTPFGKFGIFICFDIFSHDPAVVVVDEFQVDSILYPTAWYNMLPLLSAVPFHSACAKAVGVNLLAANTHNTSMHTTGSGIYTPEAVKVYHYDMETKSGQLLLSGLKSQPRREPTYPAAVDWHAYASSVKPFSSEQSDFPGMIYFDEFTFTKLKRNTGNYXVCQKDLCCHLTYKMSKKRADEVYALGALDGLHTVEGQYYLQICTLLKCQTTNLETYGEAVGSAFTKFEDLSLSGTFGTHYIFPQIILSGSQLAPERHYEISRDGRLRSQSGAPLPVLVMALCGRVFEKDPPCLGQGPGKLQWSPLAGPF